The sequence GATCTGCATCATCTACCAAATCCATGAGCTCATCCACATCCCAGTCATTATCCACGATACCTTCCAGGACAAGGGCGTAAAAGTCCAACAGCTCATGGTTGGATTCTTTTTTTCCTTTCCGGGTCCGCCTGTGTAATTCAATTTGAAAGGAGGTAAAATTGTCCTGTGAAAGGACCCGGTCCATAAACCGGACAAGATCGTCACCGTTCAAATGCTTAAGCACCTTGTTTTCACCCGTTAAGAACACCCGGTGAATCTTGAGATCTGCAAAGACATGTTGCCATTCCCGTGGGAAAGGCGTCAGAAGCAACAACAGCTCGTCCGACGTCAGACGCGCAACCAGCCCAAGTTCCTTTTTAAACAAGGCGTTAATTTTGTTAAATACCCTTGAATAATCTATTTTGGGTTTGTCCTGAACATCCATGCGAAGCATGGAAACAAGTTTAAGCCTTTGGAATAAAGGAAATTGATCCAGATTTGATTTAATGTTTTTTTCAGGGATTTTAGGTTGTTCACAAATCTGGTGAAATAATTCTTTTTCCTTTAACAACAGGACATTGGTACCGGTATCAAACTCCCGTGCTTTTTCCAGATCCTGCCGGGCCCGTTGATAATTACCTTTATCAACACTCTTATCTGCGGAAATGATAAGGGAAATACTGTGCATATCCTGGACCCGGCTGTCATAGGGGGCCAGTTCCATGGCTTTTTTAAGAATAGTTTCGGCTTTCCTGAAGGCGTTTTTACCATGATACAGAGACGCCAGCTCGATACAGGGATAGGGATCATCGGGGAATGCCTCACACATGGTAACCAACAACGCTTCCTTGATCTTTTTGGGCTCCCTGCCACTGACATTCTTTCGGACCACCAGTTCATAAAGCTCTCTGTTACCGGCATCACATTGGATTCCCCGGGCTGCACACTGCATCCATAAGGTGTCTACCCCCCCATCGGAAGAAAGACCGAATCTTGCTGCGGTTTTGCCGCTCAGCCTCATCAGTGCATCCTGGTTGCTTTCCCAGGCAGCAGCCCTGCACACATATAAAAAAATGGCGGACTCCACCACGGCAAGGGTCTGGGGATCCGGCTTCGATTTTTTCAGAAGGTCAAGGTATCGGGCCGCATTATCCAGGGGGGTGTCCATGGATAAGATGTTCCGCTTGGTTTGCAGCAATGGGGCTTTGCGTGGCAGCAATTTTTTTTCAAATGCCAAAAACGCCTTTTCACCGGGAATATCCCGCTGCCACAATGTCTCCACAAGATATTGCCCGGCATATTCAGGGTCATCCGGCAAAATTTGCTTTGAAAAGGTCATGATCAATTGCTGTAGTGTCTTGTCAAACTGATTTTTTTCTTGCTTTTCAATAATTTTTTCAGCCGTCTCCCAGGCGTCCAACGGCCCTTCCCACAGGCATGCCGCAAGGATTTTATCTTCTTTGATGCGGGTCTTTTCGTTTACGGATTGAACAGTTGTACCAAGCACGGATGCAATTTCAGCGAACACGGATGCTTCAGGGATCAGGGAGATGGCCTTGTACATATTCTTATCATCCCCCTGTCCAAACAGCGCCATGGCTCTGCAGAACATGCGGATATGTGCAAAGGCGGAACTTCTCGGCAATGCTTTCATTCCGTCGGATGCCTGCTGCCACCGGCCTTTATCCATCAAAGGGATGCATGCTTTAACAACAGGGGCATCCCGGGAAATAAAAAACGGCGCTTCTTTCTTATCCAAAAAATCCCATCCCCCTTGGGTGACCAGACGGTCGGCAAGTAAAACACCGACCAGGGGATCCGCCCCTTTCCGGGCAACATATTGTTCGCTGTAGTCCAAGGCTTTCCCGATATCGCACAGTTTAATAACAAAAGCGATGCTGTGCTGATCCGTAACGCCGGGGGCCGGCAGATAATTCATGGCCTGTTTCCGTAATGATGCTGCCTCCACCGGCATATTTTTACCGGCAAGTTCCTCCGCTCTTTGCATATATGCGATGAACAATTTGAGATGCCCCTCCTGGACCTGGTCTTCCGACTTTGAATTTTTAATGGCCAGTTTATACATCGTTATGGCATCCCGGGGTTTTTTGTCGAACGTATGCTTGTCTCCTTTTTTCAAAAGGTCATCAAACGTCAATTTTGCAATGTACTGCTGTTTTTCTTTTATTCTTTTTCTGGTTTTTTTATTTCTTTTTGCCATTCACATACCTTTACCGGACAAAATCATGACCCGCTCTTTGGTGACCACTCAACCTTATAGTTGATCTGAAGTTTAATCATTATCATAACTATTCTAATAAATAAAACAGGGGCTATTTTAATTTTTTTTTCTTGGAAATCGTTCCCGGCAAAATTAAAGTTTGACCACCAACACAAGCATACACCAGGGTTTGACATTCTTGTTTGGTATTGACTTTACCCGGAGCTTAGGTGTAGAAATACGGGATGGATTAAAAGATATAACCGGCTGTTCAGCCGTTAAAGTAGCTATAGTTTTAATTTTTAAAGGAGAAAAGAGGTTATTATGAGCAAGAAATTATTTACCATCCTGTTGGCTGCAGGAATTGCCCTGATTTTCACTGCTTCCGGAATTCAGGCAGGCACCGAAGTAGGCGACGTTGTTACAATGAAAAGTAAACTTCTGGATGCAAAACGCAAAAAAGGGCCGGATGCAAAAAAACCGTGCAAACTGGTTGAATTCACCCATAAAAAACACATTGAAGAGTACAAACTCTCTTGCGGAGACTGCCATCATGACAAAGACGGCAAGCCCCTTGCCGATCTCAAAATGGGTAATGATGTCCAAAAATGTGAAGCGTGCCATACCCACGCAAAGGCCAAAAAAGCAGACAAAACATTCCAGGGTAAATATAAGAAAAAACCTGTTGACATCATGCACCTTGAATCCGCCATACATGAAAACTGCATTGGCTGCCACAAGGAAAAAGGCCTGAAAGTCGGCACCAAATGTGGCGACTGCCATAAAAAAATGTAATTATTCCGACAAACGGTTAACTTTTTAACCGTTTGCGGCATATATTTCAAAAGGGGGAAAACCTTATAGTTTTCCCCCTTTTGTATTTACTTTTTCATTTAACGGCAAGAATCACCCAACACACCCCAAACTTGGATCCTGGATGACAATGGTACGCTTTCTGCGTTTCTTTTTCACCTGACACATCAGGGTTTTGTACACGGGAAATCCGGAAATGGGATCGAACTGCTCAAGATCGGTAAGTACATTGACATTGGCTTTCCGCCAAGATTCAGGGCCCAATGGCCCGCCGCCGCCTACCGGTGCATACACAAACCCTTTCATTACATTTTCCGTTACGTCGGCCCGCATCTCCACAAACGCCCGAGCCGTTTTCACCACAACCGTATCCCCGGTTTCAATCTTTCGTTTTGCGGCATCCTCAGGATTCATCTGAACCATGGGATCCGGGTATTTTTCAATAAAATCAGGTATGGCCCGAAGACAGGATTTCATGTCCGGTTTAAAAGGCCCCGTGCCAAGGATCAAAGGAAACCGGTTGGTTAACAAAGGACGGCTGACAGGGGTTTCAAAGGACTCTTCATACTTTGGTAACCCGTCATATCCCATCTGCTCAAGCAGAGTGGATTTAATCTCAAACTTGCCCGACGGGGTTTCAAAACCCGGCTTTCCGTCTTTTCGCAAACCGCCGGTTTCCCATTTCCGGTAGGTCATGGGGTCTGCCGGCTTTCGCACTGTCAGCCGCCTATCCTGTTCCATATCCGCCCGGGTAATACCGGTACCGTTTAAAACCAAATCCAGCAGTTCGGCCTCATCCGCAGGGAACTTCTCGGCATATCCAAGTTTTTGGGCAAGTGCCGTTAAAATAGTAAAGCAGGGCTTGCTGTCCCCTACCGGATCAATCATTTTTTCGCGCAACCGCACCGCATTACCGTAAAAGCAATAGGATGATTGCTCAAAGGCGGTGGTGGCCGGCAGCACAATATCCGCCCAAGCCGCATCCCGGGTAAGCTGCAGATCAATGGAAACCATAAAATCCAGAGCATCAAAGGCCTTTTGCCACAAAATGGGGTTGGGCCAGGAGGTCAGAATGGACGCACCAAGAATAAACAAGCCGTGGATCTTATACGGATCACCATCTAAAATGGATTTGGGCAAACGGCTGGCATGGGGCTCGCCCCCGCAGAAATGGGCGTAGGCCGGAAAATGGCCTGCACCAATGGATTTATCAAACCCAGGGCTTGGAATCTGGTGATCTTTGCTCAAATGAATCTGATTTTCACGGGGGACAAAACAGCGCCCCCCCTCAACATCCAATTGTCCGGCCAGAGCCCAGAGCACCATGACGGCCCGGATGTTCTGCACGCCGGATTTGGTGTATTCCAGCCCCGTATACATCACATAGCTTGCGCCTTCGGCATCGGCAATCTCTTCGGCCAGTTCCATAATCAGATCCTGGGGTACACCGGTGATATCCGAAACGTTTCCAGGGGTAAATTCCTTGACATATTCGGCAAACTCATCATACCCAACAGTCCACTCCTGCACAAAGGCCTGATCAATTAAATTCTCCCGGATCAGAATATGACACAGCCCCAGGGCAAGGGCGCCGTCAGAGCCTGGCCGAATGGGCACCCACAGACTGTCCGGCAGCTTGGCAGACGCAGTCTGCCTGGGATCAATGACAATGATCCTTGCCCCTTCATGGGCTGCCCGGACCAGGCGTCCGAACATAGCCGGGGGCGTGGATGTGGACGGGTCAGTACCCCAGACAAAAATAAGATCTGAATTATCCACATCGGAAAACATGTCCGTGTGCAGACAGCCACACGTCACCTGGGGCGCCAGCACACCCAGGGAGGTGTAGCAAGGTGCGCCCACGCCAAAGGTATTAGGCGATCCATAGGGAAACAAAATGCTTGAGGCAAGATAAATGTGGGAACCGCCGAGCTGGAATGCATCCTTAAAGGCCCGCTCGTAGGACCCTGTACCGGCGTAGAACCCTAGTGCCTGAGGGCCGTGTTCCGCCTTAATGGCCGCCATCTTTTCAGCGATAATATCAAAGGCATCTTCCCAACTGATGGGTTCAAAATCCAGCTTTCCCTTGGGCCCTTTCCGTTTCAACGGTTGTTTGATACGGGCATCGGAATAGATAATCTGTTTTGCACTATCCGCCATGGGACAAAGCACTTCACCCATGGGCGCCTCGGGATCAGGGGTAAGGCGGTCAATCCTACCGTCATCATCAAAATGTACAATAACACCGCACCCGGGGCTGTGGAAACATAAGCCGCATATTCCTGGTTTCTGTTCTGCCAAACCAAATACCTCCCTCTATATCGTTTCTCTTTGGGCAACAACAAACTGGGAGATAATATGCTCCCACAAATTTTGGGTTTTCCTGATTTTCCACAACACCTGCCCCATATCCTGAATCGCAAACCCCGGAGAAAACACAGATTCCGAGTCCTGGAGTATTCTGCAGATATTATCCATACCAAACCCCTTGAAAGGTCCTTCGTTAGTGCCCCCAAGCCAAAACTCAGGGCTGTTGACGCTCTCGTCCCAGGAAAAGGGATCGGAAAAAAGGAACCGGGCATCTTTTTCAACCATGACGCGGTTGGCTTGGGCCAAATGCAGCAACGGGTTCGGCACCTTTTCAAGAATATTGACCGAACTTACCGATGAAAACCGCCGGGAACGAAAAGGCAATGCCATGGCATCGGCAACAATAAATTCAGCCTGTTCAAAGCCAAATGCGGGGTCCAGCTCACATGAGCGTTTTTCCGTAATCTGCCCTTCCATGATCAATTCAAATGCCAGTCTTTTTTTGGCGGCAAGTTCCCGGGCGGCCCGTACAAAGGAAATTGAGGTATCAAGTCCCACCGCCCGGTCATGGGTTTTGGTCATCTCAAAGGTCAACCGCCCCACGGAACACCCGATATCAAGGGCCCAACCGGAGCGTTGGGAACCAAATGCCCGGGCCCATTTTTGATAAGCATCCGTGGCATCAGGACCATTAAAAAATTCTGAATAGTGACTCCATAAATAGGATGAAAGCATGGAAAAAGAGTTATATCCAGTTGCATCCTGAATAATGGGCAGGGTCTGTTCAGGCACGACCACGGCAATCCCTTCGTGGATCTCATACACCTGTTTGCATTGGGGGCAGACCAGATGCCCCTCAATAATGTCATCACCCGTTTCCGTACGGATATCAAGATTAAGTACATTCTCACTGTCCAGGCATTGGGGACAGATCAACTCTTCAATCAACCATTTTTTCATAGCAGCTCCTATTTCATACCAAAACCCGTTTAACCATATGCGTACAACCAATTGTAATTCGTATTGATATAGACATGTATAGGCAGGATTATCAGCGAAACAATTTGATCTATAGATTTTTTCAAAAAGCGTCGGTATCAGGTATATCACCCGCATCCAGTAGAATCAACATTTTGAAGATCCAAGGTATTCTATACGTGCAGAAAAATGCCTAAACCAACAAGTTAAACCGGCACTTTGATGAAATGTCTGAGTATCAAAATGTGAGAGGCCCAATGCCTGTGGCCTGGCAAAAGCTTATCATCAGCTTTTGTTTATTCTCTATATTTTGATTGACAAAAAACAAGCTGTTGTCCTAATAAGAATTCTATATGAAAGTACCAATAAGTTGCTAAGCTACTTTCATGTTTTATTGTAGTTTAAGCATAGGTGTTGATAGACCAGGCCAGCCCATAACTGTCATTCGTTGACGCTAAATATAAATTCGGCTTATTCAAGAGTTTTGTAAAAATTATCGCGGACATATTTACACAGATGAGGGACCCGTTAGTTATTTGCTTATAACGGCCATGGGCTGACCTGACAGATCAGCTGCCAGGCACAGCCCACAACAAAGGTTGAAAGATCTTGGTAAGTTACCCAGTCTTTCATATAACCCCCATGTCCTAGCGGACACAACGAAGCATGAAACACTTGCAAATTTTGAAAAATGGTCATAGCTATCAAATTTTTTTTCGACCAAGAAAAATATAAGGAGATAGCCATGACCAAGAGATCAAAAAATAGCACATTAATCCAAATCGTTCACCCAATTTGTTGTGGTTTGGATGTTCACAAAGACAAAATTTCGGCCTGTTTAATCACTGTTGATGCTAATGGGAAAGAACAGCATGAGATTCGAGAGTTTTCATCATTTACTCAAGATTTGCAAAAAATGAAAACGTGGTTGATTAAAAATAGCTGTCCTGTAGTGGCAATGGAAAGTACCGGGGTATATTGGCATCCGGTTTATAACACCATCGAAGCTACGATGGAGGTCGTTTTGGTTAATGCCAGGCATATTAAAAATGTTCCCGGCAGGAAAACAGACATTTGTGACAGTAAATGGCTTGCCGGACTGCTTCGTCATGGGTTGGTAAAAGGGAGTTTTATCCCTCCCGAACAGGTCCGTGAATGGCGAGAATTAAGCCGATTGAGAAAGATATATACAGAATCTCTCGCTGATTATAAGCGACGTGTTCATAAACTATTTATCACGGCAAATATTAAAATTGATTCGGTCGTTTCTGATTTGTTCGGGCTTACCGGTTTGAATCTCATTGATTTGTTATGCAAAAACGATGAAGTGACCTTGGAGAAAGTTCAGGAATGCACAAAAGGAAGTCTTAAAAAGAAAATTCCTGAATTGTATCTAAGCCTCCATGGATATTTTAAGGATCATCATCGATTCCAACTGATTGGCATGATGGAGGCCATTGAGATGTTTCAAAGACAGATTGAACAGATTAATGCCAGATTGGAAATACTTACCCGTGACCATGAAAATTTACTGGAAAGATTAGATGAAATTCCCGGGATCGATAAGAAGTCAGCACAATCTGTTCTTGGAGAAGTCGGGGTTACACTGGATGAGTTTAAAAGCATGGTCGCTTTTGTTGCATGGGCCGGATTGTGCCCTGGAAATAATGAAAGCGCAGGTAAAAGGAAAAGTGGCCGGAATGCGGTTCGAAATCATCCATTCAAAACGATTTTAGTCCAGATCGCTTGGGCCGCAATCAAGACGAAGGGTTCATATTACAAAGCCAAGTATTATAAACTCAAAGCCAGACGAGGTGCCAAAAAAGCGATTGTCGCCATAGCCCATAGAATTGCAAAAGCCATTTACAACATCATCAAAAATGGAGACAGATATAAAGACCTCGGAGAAGAATACTTGAGCAAACCTAACAAACAAAGGATGTTGAAAAATTTGGCAAAAAAGGCTGATGAGTTAGGGATGAAACTTGTTCCTTGTGAAGGTTAATTGATCTATCAAAAATATTTTGTGCAGATATTGATTAAAGGGGTACAACTGACAATAGATTTTTAATTCAGCAATAAAAAGTCGGATGTTGAAATGAAGCCTTAGAGCGCGAATATAACATGACTGGTCGGTTTTTTGCACAACGAACTGTTGGACTTCCATGAAGAGGTACCACGTATATAAAACTTTTATAGTATAAACCGACCGCCGCTGATGATTTAAAAAGTTGTCTTCTGTGCTTGAATTGTTATCTGAAAGAGATAGCTTTATTGATTTGATACCTTCAATTTGTAACGGTAATGAAAGTGTTGTGGAACAAAAAGCCATAAAACCAACGGGACACTATTCCCCTTTTATGGGAGAGTGTTTCATATAAAAACAAAAAAGAGGGACAGTCGATGAAAACACACTTTAAATTTGAGATCATGTTTCTTTTTATAATCTTCTGCACTGTTACCGTTGCTTATACGGAAACAAACCAATGCGATTTTGACGGTGACGGTGACGTGGATGCCTTAGATTTAAAGGTGTTTTCACAAAAATACGGAACGACGTTATGGTATAAGGATGCAGATGGGGACGGTTATTCTGACGGTGAAACAGTTTATGAATTTTCTCCGCCACCGGATTTCTGTGACAAATCTGATCTGATTGACATTACTGGGGACTGCGATGATGACCCAAATTGCTCTCATTAATTTATCAATTTAATAAAAGAACACACACATGGACGCTTATTCAAATATTGTCAGAAAAGTACTTAACCAGGGCCAGGTCAAAGAAAACCGAACTGGCGTGAACACCATTGCCATTGCCGGAGCCATGTTTGAACATGACATGGCACTGGGGTTTCCATTGCTGACCACCAAATATATTCCTTTTACCCTTGTGGCCCAGGAACTGGAATTTTTCATCAAAGGCATCACGGATAAAAACTGGCTGCGGGAGAAAAATAATCATATCTGGGATGAATGGTGCTCACCGGCCAAGGTCGCCTACGGGCATGATGACGAAACCAGAAAAAAGATGATGGACGAGCGGGAACTTGGCCCCATATACGGATTCCAGTGGCGTAATTTCGGGGGCGGATATCAGGCCTGGGACAAGGAACCGGAACCGGCCGGAGTGGATCAGCTTAAAAACCTGGTGACGACCTTGAAAACCAATCCCGACGACCGCCGGATGATCGTATCGGCCTGGAACCCCATGGATCTGGGACAGATGGCCCTGCCTCCCTGCCACTACGGTTTTCAGGTTACCGTAATCAATGGCAGGCTTAATCTGTTGTGGAACCAGAGATCCGTGGATACGGCGCTGGGGCTTCCCTTCAACATTGCAAGCTATGGACTGCTTTTAACGCTTTTGGCCATGGACTCCGGTTTTAAACCGGGAACCCTTGTGGGGTTTCTAGGGGATACCCATATTTATGAGAACCATGTGCAGGGACTGAAAAAACAGCTTGAAAGAGCCCCCTTCGATCTGCCTGGTATAGAGACAAGTGCTTTTAACTCTATTTTCGATTGGCATTACAAGGATACAGCTTTAACGGACTACCAACACCACCCGGGCATCCGCTTTGAGATTGCTGTTTAGACAATAAAAAGCCCTGCAAACACTAAAGTTTCGCAGGGCTTTTTATATTTATCTGTCTCTTATGGCTGCTTAGAGCGCTTCAATAGCTTCCTGGAGTTCAGGCATGAATTCCAAGATATCTTCCACGATTCCCACATCAGCAACCTGGAAAATCGGTGCTTTGGGATTTTTATTCACGGCAACGATAAAGGGGTTGCCCTTGATGCCGCCCATGTGCTGGAATGATCCGGAAATACCCATGGCCATGTAGACTTTGGGCTTAACGGTCTGGCCGGACGTACCGACCTGGCGGGATTTTTCAAGCCATTTGGCATCAACGATCGGCCGTGAGCAGGACACCACGGCACCCATGGCGTCAGCCAGTTCCTGGGCAACTTCAATATTGTCTTCATCTTCAATCCCACGGCCGATGGAAACCAGAACATCGGCTTTGGTGATATCAACATCACCGACTTCGGCTTCAACCACTTCCAGAAAAGTTCTTTTGGCGGAAAGGTCACCGGCGTCGCCTGATTTATCAACCACAGATCCGGAAGCACCGCCGTCAGTCGGCGCAAAGGCTCCCGGACGGATAGTGATGACGGCACCTGCAGCCGCATCGCAGGTTACATGGGTGGACACGGCACCACCCAGTTCCTGGCGGATAAGTTTCAGAGCACCACCGTCCATCCCTTCAAAATCAACAGCATCAGCCGCATAGGCGGAATCCAATTTGATAGACAGGCCCGGGGCCAAATCCATGCCGAATGTATCATGGGCCAGCAACACAATGGCGTCGGCCGGAATGATATTGACCAGGGCTTTTCTCACGACTTCAGCATTGGGATAAGCCAAGGCGGCATCGTCAATTTTAATGACTTCCGAATAGGTTTTGGTCAGCTCATTGGCCACCGTGTCCAGATCAGCACCGGAACCCATAACCACAGCAGTAAGAGAGGCACTGGCATCAATCTTTTTTGCAGCATCCGGGAACTCCAGGGCCACATCTTCGGCCACCCCGTTTTTAAATGGAACATATGCAAAAATCTGTGTCATGATCAAAGACCTCCTTTGGCTTTCAGCTTCTCAATCAATTTTTCAATAATTTCATCGGTGGAGCCTTCAAGCATCTCAGCGCCATCGCCCAGATCAGGTACAAAATAATCCACGCGTTTGGTCTTTGCACCGGCCTCGCCTACGCTGCCGGCATCCACACCAAGGTCACCGGAACCTTTTACGGGAATTTCAACACTGGCCACTTTACGGATGCCGCGGATACCGACATAACGGGGTTCGTTGATACCGGTCTGAATGGAAAGCACACAAGGCAGCTCAATTTCGTTCATCTCCTGGTTGCCGCCTTCGATTTCCCGGCCCACTTTAATTTTCCCGTCACCCGGTTCAATCTTGTTCACCAACGACGCATAAGGGTAATCCAACATGGCAGCCAGCATGCCACCAATCTGCCCTGCACCTTCATCGGCCTGGGCACCGGTGAGAATCAGGTCATAATTGCCTTTTTCAACTTCAGCTTTGAGGATGGCGGCAATACCTTTGCCGTCAGATCCTTCAAAGGCATCATCACAAAGAAGCACGCCATTATTGGCACCCATGGCCATTTCACGCCTGAGAACTTCTTCGGCCTCGTCATCCCCTACGGTGACAACAGTTATACTGCCGCCCAGATTATCCACGATCTGAATGGCCTCTTCTACGGCATAGTTGTCCCACTCGTTCACGGAATAGACCAGATCATCACGATCCAGGTCATTACCTTCGGAATTGAGTTCAAATTCGTTCTCAGCAGTATCCGGAACGCGTTTGACGCATACCAAAATTTCCATTATTGCCTCCTTAAGCTTTTTAGTCTGCCGGACTTATTAAACCCGGCAGCTATTTATTGTTAAGCGTTGATTATGCTAAATGTTCCTCAATGAGTTGCGTAAAATCCATGGCTTCCATCTCGCCTTCTTTACCAGCCACCTTAATGGCATCCTGGATATTCACCAGACAGAAGGGACAGGCCGTGACAATCACATTGGCACCGGCTTCGGCTGCCATATTCACCCTGAGAACCCCCATACGGGTCTCTTCTTCAGGTTCATAAAACAGCATCAGACCACCACCGCCGCAGCAGAAGGACCGGTCACGGCTTTTTTCAAGCTCCACCCGGGTCAGGCCGTCAATGGCATCCAATGCCTGCCTTGGAGATTCATAAATACTGTTGTGGCGGCCCAGATAACATGGATCATGGTATACGTACACTTTATCCCGATCTTTACACGGTTTCATGGTCAGCGCGCCGGATTCAATCTTTTCGGCCACAATTTCACTGATATGTTTAACAGGTGGCAGGCCTGTGTAATCTTTTTTCAACGCATTCAAGGCATGGGGGTCGGCCGTAACAATTTGTTTGACACCGGATTCAAGAATGGCTTCGGTATTCTGGGCTTTGAGTTCCTGGTAAAGCATCTCTTCACCAAACCGGATCACCTCGTTGCCGCTGTCTTTCTCTTCTTTACCCAGGACACCGAAGTCCACACCGGACTTTTCAAGGATGATGGCCGTCCTGCGGGCTATTTCCTGGATATTGTCGTCATAGGAGGTAATACTATCTACAAAATATAAAGTATCAGCCGTATCTTTGCCCAGATCCTTAACCGTATGGGTTTCGGCAAAGTTTTTTTCCTTAGCCCAGTCGGCGCGTTTTTTCTCCATTTTACCATAGGGGTTGCCGCGTTTTTCAAGCGCTTTAAGGGGTTTTTGCAGGGACTGGGGCACCATGCCTTCCTCAACCATACCGCGGCGCAAATCAACCATTTTATCGATGTATTCGATCCCCAAGGGGCATTCCTGCTCACAGGCACCGCAGGTGGTACAGGACCAGATTTCATCTTCTGTATAAATGTCCTCCACCAGCAGTTTGTCGGATTTATAAATCACACCGGACTTGATGGGATAATTTTTGAAAATAAGATCCCTGGCCTTGATAGTAATAAACCGCGGGGACAACGGCCGGCCGGCAGCATTAGCCGGACACTGGTCGGAACAACGGCCGCAGTCTGCACAAGAGTAAAAATCAAGCATGTGCTTCCAGGTAAAATCCTCAAGGTATTTAACACCAAAAGATTCAAGGTTGTCCAGTTCCTCATCGGAAACACCGTATTTAACCGGTTTGATGTTGCCTGTTTTTACCCGCATGAAAAAGACGTTGAAAATAGAGGTGATGACATGGAAATGTTTTCCTAAGGGTAAAAAGCAAAGGAAAAAGAAAAAGGTAAAATCATGAACGTAATACATCAGGATGTGCAGGCCCTGAAGGGTTTCCAAGGACGCCAATTGAAGTGTCTTTGAAAAAATCCAGGCCAGGGAAAACAGTGCAGGGAAGTGGGCTTCACCACCTGCCTGGTAGTTGTAGGCGGCTGCAGTCGCTTCAAACAAGCTTTCCGAGATCATCAGGGTTGAGATGATACCCAGAACAAAAACCGCCTCTACCGTGTGGTCATGGCCATATTTTTCAGGTACGGCATAGCGGGCAGGCTTTTTAATGCCCCGGCGCCAGGCCGCAATAATACAGGCCACAAGAACGGCCGTGGCAGCGTAATCTTTTAAAAAATTATAAGCCGTGCCAAGGCCGCCGCCTAACCCGGGAAACACGAATCCGTC is a genomic window of uncultured Desulfobacter sp. containing:
- a CDS encoding (Fe-S)-binding protein; translation: MSTIIAPANYLLFGFFPTVIFSFLLPVIGVGFFTYIMARRIAPLVRANPDYRLNNIPERIKNLIVVWLGQIRQPRYMQAGVLHIIIFAGFLILSIRSTSLVIEGLFDGFVFPGLGGGLGTAYNFLKDYAATAVLVACIIAAWRRGIKKPARYAVPEKYGHDHTVEAVFVLGIISTLMISESLFEATAAAYNYQAGGEAHFPALFSLAWIFSKTLQLASLETLQGLHILMYYVHDFTFFFFLCFLPLGKHFHVITSIFNVFFMRVKTGNIKPVKYGVSDEELDNLESFGVKYLEDFTWKHMLDFYSCADCGRCSDQCPANAAGRPLSPRFITIKARDLIFKNYPIKSGVIYKSDKLLVEDIYTEDEIWSCTTCGACEQECPLGIEYIDKMVDLRRGMVEEGMVPQSLQKPLKALEKRGNPYGKMEKKRADWAKEKNFAETHTVKDLGKDTADTLYFVDSITSYDDNIQEIARRTAIILEKSGVDFGVLGKEEKDSGNEVIRFGEEMLYQELKAQNTEAILESGVKQIVTADPHALNALKKDYTGLPPVKHISEIVAEKIESGALTMKPCKDRDKVYVYHDPCYLGRHNSIYESPRQALDAIDGLTRVELEKSRDRSFCCGGGGLMLFYEPEEETRMGVLRVNMAAEAGANVIVTACPFCLVNIQDAIKVAGKEGEMEAMDFTQLIEEHLA
- a CDS encoding electron transfer flavoprotein subunit beta/FixA family protein encodes the protein MEILVCVKRVPDTAENEFELNSEGNDLDRDDLVYSVNEWDNYAVEEAIQIVDNLGGSITVVTVGDDEAEEVLRREMAMGANNGVLLCDDAFEGSDGKGIAAILKAEVEKGNYDLILTGAQADEGAGQIGGMLAAMLDYPYASLVNKIEPGDGKIKVGREIEGGNQEMNEIELPCVLSIQTGINEPRYVGIRGIRKVASVEIPVKGSGDLGVDAGSVGEAGAKTKRVDYFVPDLGDGAEMLEGSTDEIIEKLIEKLKAKGGL